From Quercus lobata isolate SW786 chromosome 1, ValleyOak3.0 Primary Assembly, whole genome shotgun sequence, one genomic window encodes:
- the LOC115990350 gene encoding cationic peroxidase 1-like has translation MALYSHSSMFCFFTILLIFGDASAQLSPFYYAKTCPRALSTIQTAVNNAVVKEHRMGASLLRLHFHDCFVNGCDASVLLDDTSSFTGEKTAGPNVDSLRGFEVIDTIKTSLESACPGVVSCADILAVAARDSVAALAGPSWTVQLGRRDSTTASLSAANSDLPSPAMDLKDLISTFSNKGFSTKEMVALSGSHTIGQARCLMFRGRIYNETTIDSEFTKSTQSNCPITGGDSSLSPIDATSPVIFDNAYFRNLVNSKGLLHSDQQLFSGGSTDSQVTTYSSGFSTFFTDFANAMVKMGNLSPLTGSNGEIRTNCGKIN, from the exons ATGGCCTTATACTCACACTCTAGCATGTTCTGCTTCTTtacaattttgttaatatttggaGATGCCTCTGCGCAATTATCCCCATTTTACTATGCAAAGACTTGCCCAAGAGCCCTCTCTACCATTCAAACTGCAGTGAATAACGCAGTTGTTAAGGAGCATCGCATGGGGGCCTCTTTGCTCCGTCTCCATTTCCATGATTGCTTTGTCAAT GGATGTGATGCATCAGTTTTATTAGATGACACTTCAAGTTTTACTGGGGAGAAGACAGCCGGCCCAAACGTCGATTCTTTGAGGGGTTTTGAAGTAATTGATACCATTAAGACTTCACTGGAGAGTGCTTGCCCTGGAGTTGTTTCTTGTGCAGATATCCTAGCTGTTGCAGCTCGTGATTCTGTTGCCGCC TTAGCTGGGCCTTCATGGACAGTTCAGTTGGGCAGAAGAGACTCGACCACAGCAAGTTTATCAGCTGCAAATAGCGACCTCCCATCTCCTGCAATGGACCTGAAAGACCTTATATCTACCTTCTCGAACAAAGGGTTTAGTACAAAAGAAATGGTAGCCCTCTCAG GATCTCATACAATAGGCCAAGCTAGGTGCTTGATGTTTCGTGGACGTATCTATAACGAGACCACCATAGATTCAGAATTTACAAAATCAACACAATCAAACTGTCCAATCACAGGGGGAGATAGCAGCCTTTCTCCAATAGATGCCACCAGTCCTGTTATCTTTGATAATGCTTATTTCAGGAATTTGGTGAATAGCAAGGGCCTGTTACATTCGGACCAACAGCTCTTCAGTGGCGGCTCCACAGACTCTCAGGTCACCACCTATAGCTCAGGCTTTTCAACTTTCTTCACTGATTTCGCCAATGCCATGGTGAAAATGGGGAACCTTAGCCCTCTCACAGGAAGCAATGGCGAAATTCGTACTAATTGCGGGAAAATCAATTGA